In Musa acuminata AAA Group cultivar baxijiao chromosome BXJ3-11, Cavendish_Baxijiao_AAA, whole genome shotgun sequence, one DNA window encodes the following:
- the LOC135653414 gene encoding uncharacterized protein LOC135653414, producing MLGTVDDDIETLIGVHRRFEDADAAGSRASLRWLRPVNRVRWARRNVGERRCCEALRCRGDGGAIGTRWGRRRRVRPSRHVANSICRMDESLAARMSEAAAGNEEATAAGNEEAAEGSALADFRSMEEELTAVGMESRNQEILRRMESLITTVEYHRASRRLEELSLFSPPA from the coding sequence ATGCTCGGGACCGTCGACGATGACATCGAGACCCTCATCGGCGTGCACCGTCGCTTCGAGGACGCGGACGCCGCTGGCTCCCGTGCCAGCCTCCGGTGGCTCCGCCCTGTGAATCGGGTCCGTTGGGCGCGGCGGAACGTGGGGGAACGGCGGTGCTGTGAGGCGCTACGCTGCCGCGGCGACGGCGGCGCCATCGGAACCCGctgggggaggaggagaagggtgcGCCCGTCGAGGCACGTAGCGAATTCGATTTGCCGGATGGATGAGTCGCTGGCCGCTCGCATgtcggaggcggcggcggggaaCGAGGAGGCGACGGCCGCGGGGAacgaggaggcggcggaggggTCGGCGCTGGCGGATTTCCGGTCGATGGAGGAGGAGCTCACGGCGGTCGGAATGGAGTCTCGGAATCAGGAGATATTGAGGAGGATGGAATCGTTGATCACGACAGTAGAGTATCACCGGGCTTCGAGGAGGTTGGAGGAGTTATCTTTGTTCTCTCCTCCTGCTTGA